In the Populus trichocarpa isolate Nisqually-1 chromosome 1, P.trichocarpa_v4.1, whole genome shotgun sequence genome, tttatatatatatatatatatataattcttaatttattttattaaatatttcaagttcataattaaagtttttctatatatatatatatataaaaaaaattaatcagcaTATGATTATTTATTGTAGTGAATCACAATTCACACAGTAAAATGTAAAAATCAATTGCAACAGCGCTAATCAATAAGTATTCtaaattcattataataaataaataaatatttaaaattagattaaataacctataaatatataaataagatttttagtctttaataaaagatatttcaCACTAGTTTTTGCACGCCTAGACTGAATTTCATTTTAAGCAAGTCAACCATCATGCATGAGTGcatttgaaaaaggaaaagtaattttcttgtgaaattatatttgagaaTATACTAGGCTATGTCTTCAATCATGAAATTTGTTGAAGACTGATGAAGGGGTAAGCAACCACCATGAaagcaaagaaataaagaaaggtGTACGTAAGGAAAAGGAGTAACTAACTTAACGTCAACAACAGGTTGGTAGAGAACCAAGTTGCCAAGTTGCAgtacttgaaaagaaaagcaaagaatCTTCTAAAGATTTTGCTAGAAACCCATGccaataaaacattaattagtaAGATTAagcaatgaaatttaatttgcaGTGAACCGACTGGCACTACTGTTCAAGAAGACAAGAAAATATCAACAATTACTGTAGATAGCATTCGGCAAGAAACTATGCATCGCTTGATCCAGAAGATGAGGCCTTACCTTCTTGCTTGGCTTCGCCGATCTCGATCTGGTACTACTTCACTTTCTTGATTTCCTGTAACAACGTGAACAATTCTCATGTCTTTTGAGCTCTTCCTCAATTACTGTGATCATGTGATTATGATTTGACCACTACCTCGTGATTTAATTAGTTAGTTCTTGAGACTTGATCTTTCTTGGAATTGATAATCTGTTGAAACCCTTTACTCAATTTTGCAGAATCTTTAATGGGGGTAATACTCAAGTTTAGTATACttcttgaattggagttctagtGGTAGGTATCTAAGCTGagagtgaaaagaaaaggaaaaaattaagaaatgggTTTTCGCTGTCTTAATGAGAATTGAAGCCAAGCTTTTCTCTCTAGTGTTGTTGCACTCTCTAATTTTACTGAATACAGTAAATAACCATCTTGACATGCTGGATCTTGTTGAACGGATTAGTATGGTAGATTGAATGGTATTGCTGTTGATTGTACATGTAATGTTGTTTTGGtttgattaagattttttgttctctctcctAAATGTTGCTGTTGCAGGTCCAGCATCGTTAGTGAGGCGCTTGTCGTACAAAGACATGAAGAGGGCAACGGATGGTTTTCGCCGGATAATATATAGCAATACTCATGGGGCAGCCTACAGGGCTAGATTTCAAGATGGCGAGGTTGCGTTGGTGAAGGAAGTAAAAGACTTGAATCAAGGAAAGGACAAGTTTTTCAAGGAAGTTCAACTTTTGGGGCAGTTGCATCATCGCCACCTTCTTGCACTTAAAGGCTTTTCCATAGGATGTAAAAGGTTTGATGCCTGACTTTTGAATTAACTTTACttcatatgttttatttttcagagaAAAGATTCCAGGGGACACTGCTTcagttttctttaaaacacgGGCAAGATTTTAGAGTATATGGTCTGTTTGTTTATGTGACTCTGCACCAGTGCATGTGTGATCTGCGGAACACATTTGATGAACACCAAGCAGCAAACTATTTCCTGGTTCAGGGCAAAGAGATGGGCAGACATAGGTTTTAATCTTACCTAACAAAATTTTGAAGAGCATCACTGGTGCTTCACGTGATGATGTAGCCTTAAACTTGGCTACTTATGATCAAGTGATGTGTGAATTAGATTGAAGACTGAATCCAAACTTCAACTTGTAATGTTGGGGCAATGTACCTTTTTATCCTGGTCAAATGTGAATTTAAAGCTATTAAAAGagtttttctcaaaatattttgagattACTAGCTGGAAATTATCGGTTTATGTTTGTTCTAAAGCAAATCTGTTGTCATGGATTCGCTCTGCACTGGAGCAAAGACTGCTCTAATTTTTCACTTTGTGTATTAACACATGTTGCAGGTTGCTAGTGTTTGACAATATAGAAAATGGAAGCTTGAAGGAACATCTCAATGGTAATTTTCAGGGAAGAACTTGTTACTGATGCATGGTTGCAAACTTTAATTCTTAACAAGTCTTTGGCTCTTGGCAGATCCTCTTAAAACTCCCTTAAATTGGAATACAAGGTTACAAATAGCCATTGGTGTAGCAGCTGCATTGGTAAGTCATGAATCATGATATCATAGTTTCTGCATAATTTA is a window encoding:
- the LOC7470599 gene encoding probable receptor-like protein kinase At1g49730 isoform X2, which encodes MHRLIQKMRPYLLAWLRRSRSGPASLVRRLSYKDMKRATDGFRRIIYSNTHGAAYRARFQDGEVALVKEVKDLNQGKDKFFKEVQLLGQLHHRHLLALKGFSIGCKRLLVFDNIENGSLKEHLNDPLKTPLNWNTRLQIAIGVAAALEYLLLFSNPPIYHVSISASNVMLDENYTAKIVWTMHVET